ACGGGCGGCGACGACGAAGTCACCGGAGAAGGACTGGCCGCCGGCGGGGCGCAGCGCCATCTCGTGGTGCCAGGTACCGGGCAGCCGGGGCAGCTGGCTCTGTACGCGGATGCGTTCGCGCAGGTCGAAGAGCATGGTGCCGCCGCGCCGCCAGGGCACGCCGACGCGGCTGCGGAACTGTGCGATCAGCAGGCCGAAGAAGCCGCAGGCGGCGACCACCAGCACCACGCCCGGTGTCACCCGTGAGGGGCCCTCGGTGTACGGGCCGAGCCGGACGGACTCCACGATGAGGGCCGTGGCCGCCGCCGCGTACAGGCCGAGCAGGCTGGCCGGGCGCAGCAGGAGGCCGCCGGCGACGATGGGCAGGACGAGCGCGACCGGCGAGAACCACACCGAGTCGACGAGCGTCAGCGCGGCGATCACGGGAATGGTCACCAGCAGACCGCCCAGCGCGATCCAGTCCGAGCCGTCGCCGCGGAAGTAGTCGACGGCGGCTCGGCGCACGCCGACGCGGGCCCGGTGCCACTGCATCTTCAACCGGGCCGTGAACGTCTCGGCTTCCGCGCGCCGCCCTCGTTCTGCTGCCATTAGTTCGGGACCCTATCCATCGGACCCGCCGGTTGGCACGGGAGGTCCGACTTATCCCCCGTCCGGGGCTCGACTTCACAGTGAACTTCACAGGAAGCCTCCGCGTCGCCACCCCCGGCAAAATTGTTTCGACCGGGCCGTGGGGTGCTGGTAGGGATGGCACATGGCAACCGATCTTGCGACCGAGCTGAGGGTGCTGCGGCCCGACGAGTGGGACACGTGGTACGACAACCTGATCCGCGCCTTCGGCGGTGTCCCGGAGCCGGGCGAGGAGAGGGACCTCTACCGCACCCTGACCGAGTGCGGCCGTTCGCTGGGCGTCTGGGACGGGGACACGTGCGTGGCCACGGCGGGGGCGTTCAGCTTCCGGGTCACCGTGCCCGGCGGCGCCGCGGTGCCGGCCGCGGGAGTGACCATGGTCGGCGTGGCCGCCACGCACCGGCGGCGCGGACTGCTGACGTCGATGATGCGGCGCCAGTTGGACGACGTGCGGTCCTCGGGCGAGCCGCTGGCCCTGCTGACGGCCTCCGAGCCCGGGATCTACGGCCGGTTCGGGTACGGCGCGGCGAGCTTCCAGCTGCGCGCCGACATCGACACCGGCCGGGCCGGGCTGTCCGTCCCGGACGGCACGGACGGCGTACGGCTGCGGTACGCGGAGCCCGCCGACGCGGTCGACGCGTGCGAGGCGGTGTACGCGCGGCTGGTGTCCGGCCGGCCCGGGATGCTGGCCCGGCGGCCGGGCTGGGAACGGCTCGGGCTGCTCGACGTGGAGAGCCTGCGCGGGGGCGCCTCGCCGTTGCAGTGCGTGCTCGCCGAGCGCGGCGGGGAGGTCACCGGGTACGCCCGGTACCGGGTCAGGCCGGTCTGGGAGGACGGCGGGCCCGAGGGCACGGTGGAACTCGCCGAGCTGGGCGCGCTCGATCCGCTGTCCGACGCGGCGCTGTGGCGGTTCCTGTTCGACATCGACCTGACGTCGCGGCTGTCGCTGCGGAACCGGCCGGTCGACGACGCCTGGCAGTACCTGGTGAGCGACATCCGGCGGTGCCGGACGCGGCAGCGGGACTCGCTGTACGTACGCCTCGTCGACGTCGGGGCGGCGCTGGCCGCGCGGACGTACCAGGCGCCGGTGGACGTGGTCCTGGAGGTGGAGGACGCCTTCTGCGGGTGGAACGCCGGGCGGTGGCGGCTGAGCGGGGACGCGAAGGGCGCGGTGTGCGAGCGCACGTCGGACGCCGCCGATCTCGCGCTGTCCGTACGGGAGCTGGGGGCGGCGTATCTCGGTGGGGTGCCGCTGACCGCGCTGGCCGCGGCCGGGCGGGTACGGGAGCTGCGCGGCGGGGCGCTGGCGGAGGCGGCCGTGGGGTTCGGCTCGGCGGTCGCGCCCTGGCTGCCGCACGGGTTCTAGGACCGGACCGGCCGGTACGTTCCCGTCGCCTGCCCCGGGGTGGGGGCGGGGCGGCGGCGGGCGGAGCGGCGGTCAGCGCTGCTGGCAGGCGGGGCACCAGAAGAGGTTGCGCGCGGCCAGGTCGGCGGTGCGGATCTCGGTCGCGCAGATGTGGCAGGGCAGGGTGGCCCGGCGGTAGACGTAGACCTCGCCGCCGTGGTCGTCGACGCGCGGCGGGCGGCCCATGGCCTCGGGGGTGTGCTCGGGGCGGACCGTGTCGATGCGGTTGTTGCGGACGCCCTCGCGCATGAGGGCGACGAGGTCGGTCCAGATCGCGTCCCACTCGGCGGGGGTGATGTCCTTGCCCGGCCGGTACGGGTCGATGCCGTGCCGGAAGAGGACCTCGGCGCGGTAGACGTTGCCCACGCCCGCGATGACCTTCTGGTCCATCAGCAGGGCGGCGATCGTCGTACGGCTGCGGCGCACCCGGGCGTAGGCGGCGGCCGGGTCGGCGTCGGGGCGCAGCGGGTCGGGGCCGAGGCGGTCGTGTATCGCCTGCTTCTCGGGCTCGGTGATCAGGGCGCAGGTGGTGGGGCCGCGCAGGTCGACGTACGCGGTGGCGTTGGCGAGGCGGAGGCGGACGGTGTCCGTGGGCGGGGGCGCGGGGGCGTCGCCGAAGGTGACCTTGCCGAAGAGGCCGAGGTGGATGTGGACCCAGTCGGCGGTGCGGAAGCGGAGGAAGAGGTGCTTGCCGTGGGCCTCGGTGCGGGTCAGCTCCGCTGGGGTGAGCAGGGTCGCGGCGGCGGAGAACTTGCCCTGGGGGCTGGTCACGTGGGTGGGGGTGCCGTCGGCGAAGCGGGCGGCGTAGTCCTGTGCCAGGCGGTGGATGGTGTGCCCTTCCGGCACGGTGCGGGTTCCTTTCGTGGGCGTGGGTGAGTTGTCGCGGGGCGCGGTGGGGGTGGTCGGGGTGGGGACGGGCGCCCATGCGGGGCTTTGCCCCGGACCCCGTCCTTTCCCACCCACCCACCCGTCTCGGTGAGTCGAGAAGTCACCCGCCCCGGGGCTCCGCCCCGGCCCCCGGCGGGGGCTCCGCCCCCTGCGCCCCCGGGGAGGACACGATGAGCAGGGAGTACCTGAAGCTCTCCATCCTCCGCCCCCTGCGGCCCCGGGGAGGACACCGAGGGGGGCACCCGGAGAGGACATCCTCGGGAAGCCGCCCCGGGGAGGACAGGCTCTGGGACGCCTGGGGAGGCCGGTCCCGCCCCTTCCGAGGGGGCAGCCCCGGTCGGCCTGTCGGGGGGCGGGTGTCCGGACGCTACTGCTGCGGGTGGTGGGGCGGGATCGGGGGCAGGTCGCCTGTGGTCTCGTAGGCCGAGAGCATGTCGATGCGGCGGATGTGGCGTTCGTCACCGGAGAAGGGGGTGGCGAGGAAGGTCTCGACGAACTTCGTCGCGTCCTCGGTCGAGTGCATGCGCGCGCCGACCGCGACGACGTTGGCGTTGTTGTGCTGGCGGCCGAGGGACGCGGTCTCCTCGCTCCAGGCGAGGGCGGCCCGGACGCCCTTGACCTTGTTGGCGGCGATCTGCTCGCCGTTGCCGGAGCCGCCGATCACGATGCCGAGGGCGTCCGGGTCGCCCGCCGTGCGCTCGGCGGCGCGGAGGCAGAAGGGCGGGTAGTCGTCCTGGGCGTCATAGAGGTGCGGTCCGCAGTCGACGGGCTCGTGGCCCGCCTCCTTGAGCCATTCGACGAGGTGGTTCTTGAGTTCGAAGCCCGCATGGTCCGAGCCGAGATACACGCGCATGGTCCGAGTGTGACACGGCGGATCCCGGGCGGGCGGCTCGGGTCGAGCCCGCCCCGCCGCCCGGATCGTGCCCGCGGCGTGCCCGCATTGTGTCCGGGATATGCACGGAAGAAATGCAGGGCGGACTGCGAACCTCAAAGAAACCTCAAGTAACGATTACGTTTCGAAGGTTCACGAATTCCTTTGCCTCCGATTCACTGAACCGACTCGTACGCCGCTCGTACGGGAAAACGCTCACCCGGCGCAAAAGGAATCCCCATGACCTCGCAGCCGACCCTGCAGCAGGCTGGAAGCGGCCACCCCACCCCGGACGGACCCGGTTCCGGGCTCCAGGCCGGACTCAAGAACCGACATCTGTCGATGATCGCGATCGGCGGCGTCATCGGCGCCGGCCTCTTCGTCGGCTCCAGTTCCGGAATCGCCACCGCCGGCCCCGGCATCCTCCTCTCCTACGCCCTCGTCGGCACCCTCGTCGTCCTCGTGATGCGCATGCTCGGCGAGATGTCCGCCGCCAACCCCGCCTCCGGCTCCTTCTCCGCGCACGCCGACCGGGCGCTCGGGCGCTGGGCCGGGTTCTCCATCGGCTGGCTGTACTGGTTCTTCTGGGTCGTCGTGCTCGCCGTCGAGGCCACGGCGGGCGCGAAGATCCTCTCCGGCTGGGTGCCCGCCGTGCCCCAGTGGGGCTGGGCGCTGATCGTGATGCTGGTGCTCACCGCCACCAACCTGGTCTCCGTCGGCTCCTACGGCGAGTTCGAGTTCTGGTTCGCCGGGATCAAGGTCGTGGCGATCGGCGCGTTCATCGTCGTCGGCCTGCTGGCCATCTTCGGCGTGCTGCCGGGCGTCCACGCCGACCAGGCGTCCTTCGGCAACCTCACCGGCCACGGCGGCTTCCTGCCGCACGGCCCCGGTTCGATCCTCACCGGTGTGCTGCTCGTCGTCTTCTCCTTCATGGGCAGCGAGATCGCCACCCTGGCGGCCGGTGAGTCCGAGGACCCGCAGCGCGCGGTCACCAAGTCGACCAACAGCATCATCTGGCGCATCGCCGTCTTCTACCTCGGCTCGATCCTCGTCGTCGTCTCCCTCATCCCCTGGGACGCCAAGTCGATCGCCGACAAGGGCTCCTACGTCGCCGCCCTGGACTCCCTCGGTATCGCGCACGCCGGTCAGATCATGAACTTCATCGTGCTGACCTCGGTGCTGTCCTGTCTCAACTCCGGCCTCTACACCGCCTCCCGCATGGCCTTCTCGCTCGGCGAGCGCGGGGACGCGCCGAGGGCGTTCGCCCGCACCACCGGGCGCGGGGTGCCGCGGACCGCGATCCTCGTCTCGGTCGCCTTCGGCTTCGTGGCCGTCTTCTTCAACTACAAGTTCCCGGACTCCGTCTTCCTCTTCCTCGTCAACTCCTCCGGTGCGGTCGCCCTGTTCGTGTGGCTGGTGATCTGCTTCTCCCAGCTGCGCATGCGGAAGATCATCCAGCGGGAGGCGCCGGAGAAGCTGGTCGTGCGGATGTGGCTGTACCCGTATCTGACCTGGGCCGCGGCGGCCGTGATCGTCTTCGTCCTGGGCTACATGCTCACCGACACCGAGCACGACGGCCGCGAGACCGTACTGCTGTCGCTGCTGGTGGCGGCGGTCGTGCTGGTGATCGCCGTGGCCAGGGAGCGGCTGGGCGGGCACCGGCGGGCGGCCGTGGCCGGTACGGCCGCTGACACCGCCGCCACCGACGAGAGCGCGGACGGCGCGGGCGGGGCCGAGCAGGTCCCGGCCGGCTGACCGCCCCGCGGGTCCGCCTGCGGCGGGCGGGGGAACGCGAGAGCGGAGGGGGCCCCGAGAGGCTCCCTCCGCTCTTGTGCGCTCGCTCGCGGGCTTCGCCGCGCGGGCGGGTCAGCGCTTGCCGGCGAACTTCCAGGCGGTGGGCAGCGCGCCCATCGCCAGGGCGGCCTTCAGGCCGTCGCCGATCAGGAACGGGGTCAGGCCGGCCGCGACGGCGGCGGAGGCGGACATGCCGGTGGCCAGGGCCAGGTAGGGCACGCCGACGGCGTAGATGACCGCCTCGCCCAGGAGCATCGTGCCGGCCATGCGCCACACGTCGCGGTCCGCGCCGCGGCGGGCCAGCGCGCCGACGGCGGCGGAGGCGAGCAGCATGCCGAGGACGTAGCCGAAGGAGGGGGCGCCCGCGCCCGAGCCGCCCTCCGCGAACCACGGCATGCCCGCGACACCGGCGACCGCGTACAGCATCAGGGAGAGCAGACCGCGGCGGGCGCCGAGCGCGGTGCCGACCAGCAGCGCGGCGAAGGTCTGGCCGGTCACCGGCACCGGGGAGCCGGGCACGGGGACGGCGATCTGGGCGGCGATCCCGGTGAGCGCGGCGCCGCCGAGCACGAGAGCGGCGTCCCGGACGCGGGAGGCGGGCAGGAGGTCGGCGAGGACCTGGCCGGTGCGGGCAGGAACGGCAGCGGTGCTCATGGGGACTCCGCGGGGTGAGGACAGTCGGGAACACCGTGACGCTATCCCAGCGTGCTCGAACCGATCACCGTCCGCGCTCGACAAAGGCTGGAACGCGGGCTTGGTCGGCTCCGCACAAAGAACGGCGGGGGCAAGCGGCCCGACGTGACACCGGTCACTGAGCGGGCGTGGCCTCCCCGACACGGCCCGCGGCCCGGCGCGGCCCGCGGCCCGGCGCGTGCTCCGGTCCCCCTCTTCTCCTCCTCCCCCCGCCCGGCCCCCGGCCCCCGGTCGTCGTCTCGCCCGTCGGTCGCGGTCTGGGCAGCGGTGGGGCGTTGCGCTAGCTTCGAACACGTGGTTGCCCAGGCCCGGTACTTCTCGTCGCGTCGCTATGTCGACCTGCGACGCCAGGGCACGGCCACCTGTCGCCGCTCCCGGTAGGGGCGGGAGACCGGTCCGCCCCGCTTCTCCTCGCAGACGGTGCAGTGCCGGCCCCCTCCCCCCTCATCCCGCCAGGAGCTTCCTCATGCCCCGAGCCGCCGCGGCAACCACCCGGACGTCCTTCCCCGGGCCCGCGCCCGGCCCCGTGCCTCCCGCGCCGGCGGCCTCCCGGGTGGCCGATCCCGACCGGCGCCGCACCAGCGCCAGCGGTGTGCTGCGCTCGGTGCTGGAGCACGGACCGGTGGCCCGCAGCACCATCGCCCGGCTGACCGGTCTCTCCCCGGCCTCCGTGTCGGAGCACTGCGCCCGGCTCGCCGGGCTGGGGCTGATCCGCGAGGCCGCGGTGCCCGCCCGGTCCAGGGGCGCGGGCCGGCCGCATGTGCCCGTCGAACTGGACGGCCGCGGGTTCCTGGTCGGCGGGGTGCACCTGGCCGTGCCGTACACCACGGTGGCCCTGCTCGACCTGCGCGGCCGGGTCGTCGCCGAGCGGCGGACCGGGCACGCCGGTGCCGGGCCGCTCCAGGTGCTCGAACGCGCCGCCGAGGGGCTCGCTGCGCTGCTGGCCCAGGTGCCCGGCGCACGGCCCCTCGGGATCGGGTTCGCCTCCGGCGGCTGGGTGGACCGGGACTCCGGGACCGTCGTCGAACACCCCCTGCTCCACTGGCGGGACGTGCCGGTGCGGGACGTGCTGCGCGCCCGTACGGGGCTGCCGGTGCATGTGGACGGGCACGCGCGGGCGCTGGTCAACGCGGAGCGGCTGTTCGGGCGGGCGCGCGGCAGCCGGAGCGTGCTGAAGCTGTTCGTCGGCAATGTGGTCGACGCGGCCTTCGCCACCAACGACGAGGTGCACCACGGGCCCCGGTCGCAGGCGGGAGCGATCGCCCATCTGCCGCTGCCGGGCGGTACGGAGCCCTGCGCGTGCGGGCGGACCGGCTGCCTCCAGGCGGAGTTGAGCGAGCGGACCCTGTGCCGGCGGGCGCGGGCGGCCGGGGTGGCCGCCGGGGTGAACCCGATGCGCGTGCTCGCCGCGGCCGGGGCGGGTGACCCGGCGGCCGTACGGCTGCTGGTGGAGCGGTCGCGGCTGACCGGGCGGGCGGCGGGGCTGCTGCTGGACGTGCTCAACCCGGAGACCGTGGTGGTCACCGAGGTCGGCGCGATGTACCGGGCGGACTGTCTGGCGGCGCTGCGGGAGGCGGTCGGGGCGCGGCGGGCGCAGGCGGTGGTGCCCACCGGATTCACGGACTCCGTGCTCGCGGTGGCGGGCGGCGCGGTGGCCCTGGACGTGCTGTACCGGGATCCGCTGGCCGTGTCACACGACGTTCATTAATTCAGAAACTCCGAATGTTGACAGGGGTTGCGCGAGAACGGGAGCATTTCCCCATGAGCCCGCTCACGAGCTGTCGCACTCTTTGTTGCTGACCCGTTGACGCGCCCCGGAGCGCTTTCCCTCCGGTTCTTCCCGTGTGCTTTCCGCACTCGATCCCTGTGTGCTTCCCGCACTCGATCCCGTGTGCTTCCCGCACCCGATCCCATGTGCTTCCGGCACTCGTTCCCGTCGTGTGTGAATTCCCTCCGTGTTGCCCGTGCCTGCCGCCCGCCGCACAGGCCGCCGCCCGGAATCCCGCATGTCTGCCGCCCCCGTGAAACCGTGGAGTTCCGCCATGCCTTCCGTACCGGTGTCCGGCCCCGACCGGCGCCTGCTCCTCTCCTCCCTGCTCGGTGCCGCCGTCGCGGCGACGGGACTGAGCGGCTGCGCCGGATCGAGTGCCGCCGCCTCCGGGTCGTCCGCCGACCTGTCCGCCCCGCTCGCCGGTACGGTGCCGCCGGGCACCAGCCTGAAGATCGCCTCGTACCAGGAGACCCAGCAACTCCAGTTCCGGCTGGGGAAACTGGGGAAGCTGCCGTTCACCGTGTCGGACTGGCTGAACATCGGCGCCGGACCGGATGTCATCAACGCCTTCCGCGCGCGCTCCCTGGACGTCGCCACCAACGCGGGCATTCCGCCGATCCAGGCGCACTACCAGGGCTACGACGCGCGGATCGTCGCGATCGGCCTGACCCGCAAGCCGAATTACCTGTTCGCCACCAAGCCCGGCAGCGGTATCCGCACGACCGCGGACTTCGAGGGGCGCAAGCTCGCCTTCTCCCAGGGGCAGGCGCAGGGGGTGGTGCTGCTGCGGGCGCTGAAGGAGGCGGGCCTCGCCCACGACGACGTCCGGCTGGTGCCGCTCACCAGCAACCAGTTCCTCACCGCCCTCCAATCCGGCCAGGTGGACGTGGCCCCGCTCGGCAACAGCCAGGCGCCCGCCTATCTGAAGCAGTACGGGTCCAAGGGCGCGCGCACCATGCCCACCGACGTCGTCGACCTGCTCAATCTGCTGTGGGCGCCCGCCACGGTGCTGGCCGACCGGGCGAAGGCCGCCGCGATCGCCGCGTACATACCGCACTGGGCCCGGGGCCAGGTGTGGCAGTGGGAGCACCCGGACGAGTGGAACCGGGAGTTCTACGTGAAGACGCAGAATCTGTCCCTGGCGCAGGCCGAGGCGGTCACGCGGCTCGCCAACAAGCCGCTGTTCCCGCCGAGCTGGGACGAGGCGGTCAGGTGGGAGCAGGAGACGGCGGATCTGCTCGCGGAGGGCGGGTTCGTGAAGCGGTTCGAGGTCGGCTCGCTGTTCGACCGGCGCTTCGAGGCGCTCGCGGCCCGTGCCGTACCGGCCGAGTACCGGAGGTGAGCGCGGTGACGACCTCGGCCACCCCCTCCACCACGCCTTCGGACACCTCCGGCATCCCCGACACCCCGGACGCCCGGGTCTCCGCAGGACCGGCGGGGCCGGCCCCCGGGGGTCCGGCGCCGCGCACCCGGCGTCCCCGTCGGCCGCGCCCGCTGACTCCCGGCCGGCGGCTGCCCGCCGCCCGGCTGGCCGGTCCCCTCCTCGTCCTGGTCCTGTGGGCCGCGGCCTCCGCCGCCGGGCGGCTCGACCCGGGCGCGGTCCCGGCGCCCTGGACGGTGCTGCGCACCGCCGGTCACCTGTGGACCGAGGGGACGCTGCCCACCGATGTGCTGACCTCGCTGCGCCGGGCCGCCTACGGCTTCGCGCTCGGTCTGACCGGCGGGGTGCTGCTGGCGCTCGCCGCCGGGCTCACCCGGACCGGCGAGGCGCTGATCGACGGGACCGTCAACCTCAACCGCGCCGTCCCCACCCTGGGGCTGATCCCGCTGTTCATCCTGTGGCTGGGCATCGGCGAGACCTTCAAGGTCGCGATCATCGCGATCGTCGTCTACATCCCGGTCTATCTGAACACGCACGCCGCGCTGTCCGGCATCGACAGCCGCTATGTGGAGCTGGCCGAGGTGCAGGGCCTGTCCCGGTGGGCGTTCGTACGGCAGATCGTCGTGCCCGGCGCGCTGCCCGGCTTCTTCGTCGGCCTGCGCCTCGGGGTCACCGGGTCCTGGCTGGGCCTGGTGGTGCTGGAGCAGATCAACGCCACCAGCGGCCTCGGCTATCTGATGTTCCAGGCGCAGAACTACGGCCAGACGGACGTGATCCTGGTCGGTCTGCTGATCTACGGCGTCTTCGGCCTGGTCTCCGACAGCGTGGTCCGCCTGATCGAACGGAGGGTGCTGTCGTGGCGCCGCACACTGAGCAGCTGACCGCCGCCCCCGCCGCCCCCGCCCCGGTGGAACTGCGCTCCCTGACCCGGTCGTTCGAGGGCCGTACGGTGCTCGACGGCATCGACCTCAGCCTGCCGGCCGGGCAGTTCACCGCGCTGCTCGGGCACAGCGGCTCCGGCAAGAGCACCCTGCTGCGGGCCGTGGCGGGCCTGGACCACCAGGTGGCCGGCAGCGGTGGGCTGCGGGCGCCGGAGCGGGTGTCCGTGGTCTTCCAGGACTCCCGGCTGCTGCCCTGGCGGCGGGTGCTGGACAACGTCCTGCTCGGCGCGGGCGGCAAGGACGCCGCCGTACGCGGCCGGGCCGCCCTCGCCGAGGTGGGCCTCGCGGGCCGCGAGCGGGCCTGGCCGAGCGAGCTGTCGGGCGGTGAGGCGCAGCGCGCGGCACTGGCCCGCTCCCTGGTCAGCGAACCCGAACTGCTGCTGGCCGACGAGCCGTTCGGCGCGCTGGACGCCCTCACCCGGATCCGGATGCACGCGCTGCTGCGCCGGCTGTGGCAGCGCCACCGGCCCTCGGTGCTGCTCGTCACCCACGACGTGGACGAGGCGATCGTGCTCGCCGACCGTGTCCTCGTCCTCGACAAGGGCCGTATCGGCCTCGACCTGACCATCGACCGCCCGCATCCGCGCTCGTACCGGGACCCGCTGCTCGGCGCGTACCGGGAGCGGCTGCTCACCGCCCTGGGCGTCACGGAGGACCCCGCATGACCATCCGCACCCCCGCACCCGGCAGCACCGGCCCCGGCCCGCGCACGCTGCACCTCAACGCGTTCCTGATGAACACCGGCCACCACGAGGCGTCGTGGCGGCTGCCGGAGAGCGACCCGTACGCGCACGTCGACCTGGCGCACTACACGCAACTGGCCCGGACCGCAGAGCGCGGCACCTTCGACTCGCTGTTCCTGGCGGACGGTCCGCAGCTGTGGAACACGGTCGCGCAGCGGCCCGCGGGCGCCCTGGAACCGCTCACCCTGCTCACCGCGCTGGCCACCGCCACCGAGCACATCGGTCTGATCGCCACCGCGTCGACCTCCTACAACTCCCC
The sequence above is drawn from the Streptomyces sp. SAT1 genome and encodes:
- a CDS encoding PP2C family protein-serine/threonine phosphatase, encoding MAAERGRRAEAETFTARLKMQWHRARVGVRRAAVDYFRGDGSDWIALGGLLVTIPVIAALTLVDSVWFSPVALVLPIVAGGLLLRPASLLGLYAAAATALIVESVRLGPYTEGPSRVTPGVVLVVAACGFFGLLIAQFRSRVGVPWRRGGTMLFDLRERIRVQSQLPRLPGTWHHEMALRPAGGQSFSGDFVVAARTNGGRTLEVVLTDVSGKGMDAGSRALLLSGAFGGLLGSLPPHAFLPAANGYLLRQDWEEGFATSIHLVLDLDSGDYELYSAGHPPGLQLSAGTGRWEEKAAEGPLLGVYDGAQFDSVKGSLRPGDVLMLFTDGLVETAERDIAEGIDRLTGEADRYVAGGFHGAAWHLIEAVAKDVNDDRALLLICREGPTATAR
- a CDS encoding GNAT family N-acetyltransferase, producing MATDLATELRVLRPDEWDTWYDNLIRAFGGVPEPGEERDLYRTLTECGRSLGVWDGDTCVATAGAFSFRVTVPGGAAVPAAGVTMVGVAATHRRRGLLTSMMRRQLDDVRSSGEPLALLTASEPGIYGRFGYGAASFQLRADIDTGRAGLSVPDGTDGVRLRYAEPADAVDACEAVYARLVSGRPGMLARRPGWERLGLLDVESLRGGASPLQCVLAERGGEVTGYARYRVRPVWEDGGPEGTVELAELGALDPLSDAALWRFLFDIDLTSRLSLRNRPVDDAWQYLVSDIRRCRTRQRDSLYVRLVDVGAALAARTYQAPVDVVLEVEDAFCGWNAGRWRLSGDAKGAVCERTSDAADLALSVRELGAAYLGGVPLTALAAAGRVRELRGGALAEAAVGFGSAVAPWLPHGF
- a CDS encoding Fpg/Nei family DNA glycosylase, which gives rise to MPEGHTIHRLAQDYAARFADGTPTHVTSPQGKFSAAATLLTPAELTRTEAHGKHLFLRFRTADWVHIHLGLFGKVTFGDAPAPPPTDTVRLRLANATAYVDLRGPTTCALITEPEKQAIHDRLGPDPLRPDADPAAAYARVRRSRTTIAALLMDQKVIAGVGNVYRAEVLFRHGIDPYRPGKDITPAEWDAIWTDLVALMREGVRNNRIDTVRPEHTPEAMGRPPRVDDHGGEVYVYRRATLPCHICATEIRTADLAARNLFWCPACQQR
- a CDS encoding ribose-5-phosphate isomerase, with protein sequence MRVYLGSDHAGFELKNHLVEWLKEAGHEPVDCGPHLYDAQDDYPPFCLRAAERTAGDPDALGIVIGGSGNGEQIAANKVKGVRAALAWSEETASLGRQHNNANVVAVGARMHSTEDATKFVETFLATPFSGDERHIRRIDMLSAYETTGDLPPIPPHHPQQ
- a CDS encoding amino acid permease — translated: MTSQPTLQQAGSGHPTPDGPGSGLQAGLKNRHLSMIAIGGVIGAGLFVGSSSGIATAGPGILLSYALVGTLVVLVMRMLGEMSAANPASGSFSAHADRALGRWAGFSIGWLYWFFWVVVLAVEATAGAKILSGWVPAVPQWGWALIVMLVLTATNLVSVGSYGEFEFWFAGIKVVAIGAFIVVGLLAIFGVLPGVHADQASFGNLTGHGGFLPHGPGSILTGVLLVVFSFMGSEIATLAAGESEDPQRAVTKSTNSIIWRIAVFYLGSILVVVSLIPWDAKSIADKGSYVAALDSLGIAHAGQIMNFIVLTSVLSCLNSGLYTASRMAFSLGERGDAPRAFARTTGRGVPRTAILVSVAFGFVAVFFNYKFPDSVFLFLVNSSGAVALFVWLVICFSQLRMRKIIQREAPEKLVVRMWLYPYLTWAAAAVIVFVLGYMLTDTEHDGRETVLLSLLVAAVVLVIAVARERLGGHRRAAVAGTAADTAATDESADGAGGAEQVPAG
- a CDS encoding biotin transporter BioY, which translates into the protein MSTAAVPARTGQVLADLLPASRVRDAALVLGGAALTGIAAQIAVPVPGSPVPVTGQTFAALLVGTALGARRGLLSLMLYAVAGVAGMPWFAEGGSGAGAPSFGYVLGMLLASAAVGALARRGADRDVWRMAGTMLLGEAVIYAVGVPYLALATGMSASAAVAAGLTPFLIGDGLKAALAMGALPTAWKFAGKR
- a CDS encoding ROK family transcriptional regulator, whose amino-acid sequence is MPRAAAATTRTSFPGPAPGPVPPAPAASRVADPDRRRTSASGVLRSVLEHGPVARSTIARLTGLSPASVSEHCARLAGLGLIREAAVPARSRGAGRPHVPVELDGRGFLVGGVHLAVPYTTVALLDLRGRVVAERRTGHAGAGPLQVLERAAEGLAALLAQVPGARPLGIGFASGGWVDRDSGTVVEHPLLHWRDVPVRDVLRARTGLPVHVDGHARALVNAERLFGRARGSRSVLKLFVGNVVDAAFATNDEVHHGPRSQAGAIAHLPLPGGTEPCACGRTGCLQAELSERTLCRRARAAGVAAGVNPMRVLAAAGAGDPAAVRLLVERSRLTGRAAGLLLDVLNPETVVVTEVGAMYRADCLAALREAVGARRAQAVVPTGFTDSVLAVAGGAVALDVLYRDPLAVSHDVH
- a CDS encoding ABC transporter substrate-binding protein — protein: MPSVPVSGPDRRLLLSSLLGAAVAATGLSGCAGSSAAASGSSADLSAPLAGTVPPGTSLKIASYQETQQLQFRLGKLGKLPFTVSDWLNIGAGPDVINAFRARSLDVATNAGIPPIQAHYQGYDARIVAIGLTRKPNYLFATKPGSGIRTTADFEGRKLAFSQGQAQGVVLLRALKEAGLAHDDVRLVPLTSNQFLTALQSGQVDVAPLGNSQAPAYLKQYGSKGARTMPTDVVDLLNLLWAPATVLADRAKAAAIAAYIPHWARGQVWQWEHPDEWNREFYVKTQNLSLAQAEAVTRLANKPLFPPSWDEAVRWEQETADLLAEGGFVKRFEVGSLFDRRFEALAARAVPAEYRR
- a CDS encoding ABC transporter permease; translated protein: MTTSATPSTTPSDTSGIPDTPDARVSAGPAGPAPGGPAPRTRRPRRPRPLTPGRRLPAARLAGPLLVLVLWAAASAAGRLDPGAVPAPWTVLRTAGHLWTEGTLPTDVLTSLRRAAYGFALGLTGGVLLALAAGLTRTGEALIDGTVNLNRAVPTLGLIPLFILWLGIGETFKVAIIAIVVYIPVYLNTHAALSGIDSRYVELAEVQGLSRWAFVRQIVVPGALPGFFVGLRLGVTGSWLGLVVLEQINATSGLGYLMFQAQNYGQTDVILVGLLIYGVFGLVSDSVVRLIERRVLSWRRTLSS
- a CDS encoding ABC transporter ATP-binding protein, whose product is MAPHTEQLTAAPAAPAPVELRSLTRSFEGRTVLDGIDLSLPAGQFTALLGHSGSGKSTLLRAVAGLDHQVAGSGGLRAPERVSVVFQDSRLLPWRRVLDNVLLGAGGKDAAVRGRAALAEVGLAGRERAWPSELSGGEAQRAALARSLVSEPELLLADEPFGALDALTRIRMHALLRRLWQRHRPSVLLVTHDVDEAIVLADRVLVLDKGRIGLDLTIDRPHPRSYRDPLLGAYRERLLTALGVTEDPA